The proteins below come from a single Stomoxys calcitrans chromosome 1, idStoCalc2.1, whole genome shotgun sequence genomic window:
- the LOC106094734 gene encoding uncharacterized protein LOC106094734 has protein sequence SSSSSTPVSPNQFSNSVISQQFASPSLENAAFSMALTNQGYKTVAGTLASPSNSIALKAAPAATTSAAVSAQLALLSATPSSSGNSLNVKLPLPFNITPLNIAPLPLQAGAPYAKLPQGVTSYGTIYPQRRRR, from the coding sequence TCTTCCTCCTCCTCGACCCCAGTGTCCCCCAATCAATTCTCCAACTCAGTGATAAGTCAACAATTTGCCTCTCCCAGTCTAGAAAATGCCGCCTTTAGCATGGCATTGACAAATCAAGGTTACAAAACCGTTGCAGGCACTCTAGCGTCACCCTCTAACAGCATAGCCCTTAAGGCAGCCCCCGCAGCAACCACCTCAGCAGCAGTCTCTGCACAATTGGCCTTGTTATCGGCCACCCCCTCATCGTCGGGTAATTCACTGAATGTGAAATTGCCCTTACCCTTTAACATAACACCACTGAATATAGCGCCACTGCCTTTGCAGGCTGGAGCACCCTATGCCAAACTACCTCAAGGTGTAACCTCATATGGCACCATttatcctcagagaagaagGCGCTAA